The following DNA comes from Streptomyces sp. NBC_00690.
GCGTCATCCATGATGTGCAGCGTCGTGCGCTCCAACGCAATGGTCTTGCCGTCGCCCCGGTACTCGCGGTACGCCTCGAAGCCGCCGATGTAGATCCGCTCGTACTGCCGGGTGCCGTTGTGCCGGTCGGCCACCTTCCGAACCCGCTGACCGTTGGTGTCGTAGACGTAGTGCACGATGCCGCCGCCACCGCGGTCCACGCGCTGGAGGCGGTCCCTGTGGTCCCAGCCCATCGCGGCCAGGTGCGGCATGGAGAGGGTGTTGCCGTGGGCGTCGTAGGTGTACGGCTCCACGGGGCCGGCTCCCACCCGGGTGTCGGTCAGCCGATTGCCGTACCGGTCCGGTTCCAGACTGCTCGGCTCGCGGTAGTGGAAGTTTCGGGTCCAGTCGCCACGGGCCGCCCGATGGACGAGGGCAAGGATGTTGCCGACCGCGTCGTAGGAGTACCGCTCGGTGTAGGTCCGCATGGCGGTTCCGTCATGCGGGTGCGTCAGATGACGGCGGGCTTCGTCGTTCCAGGTGGGCTGCGGGGTCGGGAGGCTGCCGATGTGTTCTCGGCCCGATGCGACGACCAACCGGTAGAGGGCGTCAAAGGTGTGATCGGTGTGCGGTTCGACCACCGTGTTGTCGAAGTAGAGGGTCTGCTGCGCATCGTCGCGGACATGGACGACATTGCCCGAGGGGTCGTAGACGTAGCTGAGGTCCTGGAGGACACTCGCCCGCCCGACGGTGCGCAGTCGGCTCAGACGGTGGGACATCGGGTCGTAGGTGTACTCACTCCGGACCGCGTTGCCGTAGTGGATCAGTGTGCGGCGGGCTCGGGCGTCGTAGTCGATGCCGGTGACGAAGGGCGTCCACTGCGGGTCGGCTTCACGGAGTCGGACGTCGACGCGTTCCAGTAGTCCCGCGCTGTTGTAGCCGGGGCGGAGGACGCTGCGGTCGGGTGAGACGATCGTGATCGGTCGGTTCAGTGCGTCGTAGGTCGTCGTCAGGACGAACTCGTCCGGCTCCAGCAGCCCGTAGGGCACGTGGTCGATGATCTCGGCGTCGCTCAGCGGGTCCAGGGGTGCCCAGTCGACGGTTTCGCGGTACTCAGTGGCCAACAGCCGGCTGGTGCGCAGGACGTTGCCCTTGAAGTCGTGGCGCTCGGCGGTGACGACACCGGCGCCGTCGTAGTGCTGGTGGTAGCGCGTACGCAGATTGAGAGCTTCCGCATCGGGATGGGACTCACCGTAAACGGTCCGCTCCACCAAGAGCTCCGGTCCGCTGTCCTGGCGCACATGGACGCCGACAGGGCGTCGCAGCGCGTCGTACGTCAGTCGGGTGGTGTGCCCACGGCCGTCCCACGACAGCATGGTCGTCCCGCCGCAGTCCTGGAGGGCGACCGTCACGCCGGCGTCCGCACTGTCGACCAATGCCTTGCCGGACACGAGGTCAAAGTCCTGCCGCACGAGGGTTCGGCCCAGCGGGTCGACGATCCGGCGCTCACGGCCTTCGATATCCAGGTGGTGTCGGGTGGTGTAGCGCTCCTCCCGAGTGGTGTCCCCGTCCCGGAATCGGTTGTGCGCCTGGCTGAGGAAGGGCCGGCCGAGGCTGTCCAACCACTGCGTCGCGGGGGTGGCCGCGTGGACGGCGGTCTTCTCGGCGGCGGATCGCTCGGCCGCGCCGAGGCTTCCGTCGATGCGACGCCCGTACCAACTCCGCCACTCGTCGCGGCCCGACAGATAGCGCCGTAGATAGCCGCCGACGTCTGGGTCCTCCCGGGGGTCGGCCAGCACCGTGTCATTGAGGTCCCAGGTCTCCTGGTGCCAGGGGTCGAAAGTGACCTTCTCCCAGGTGTCATCAGGGTGGAGGGTGGCCACCACGCGCTCGACAGGGTCATAGAAGAGCACCGGGCTCACGCCCACGGCGACCGCGAACTCAAAGGAGTGGGTGACCGAGAAGAAGGGCTCGTAGATGCGGACCGGCTTGCCCTTGTTGTTGAAGACGGTCCACCCGGTGCCGACCCAACGGCCCGCCACCACAGGTCCGCCCTCGGTCAGCGGGCCCGGCTCGGCCTGGGCCTTCTGCTGGATCTCCCGACCGAATCCGTCCGAGTAGGAGAAGCTCTGCTGCACGGGCGACTGCTCACCCTCAGCAAGCTCGTGCGCATGGACCTCCCGGGTGAGGGTGGACAGTGCGGGGCAGGCCGGCCGCTCCTGCCGACGGGTGCGGGCATAGGCGAAGAGATCGTAGAGAACGCGTGTGGTCGCACCGCCGAGATGCCGATGGGGATCGGTGAGGGGGGCCTTGAAGTAGTCGGCTACGAGCGCGTCATCGGGGTCAGGGTCGATTCCGTCGAGGGTGTCGCCGCGGGCTTCGCCCGACTTGCCCGTCACGGCGGTCGCCACCACCAGGCCGAGGGCGTCGAACAGCACCTCCGCCCGGTTGCCGTTGGCGTCCGTCACCAGTCTTGGGGACAGGACCCGGTAGTCGTTCCCGTTGCCGCTCACCCGCCCGTCCGCATCCCGCTCCCCGACGGTGACCAAATTGCCCACCGGGTCGCATACCTGCCGGGTGAGCAGGTCGTACGGGTCATAGCTCACCTCGGTGAGCGCCCCGAACGGATCCAGGAAGCGGTGCGGGAGAAAGAAGTGGCTTTGTGCGTGGGCCAGTTCGTCGTCAGCCGGGGAAGGGGAGTAGAAGGCTCGGCCGGAGGGGATCCACCAGCCGTCGTGATCGTCCTGCCGTACATAGCCGGCGGGGCCGGACAGCAGCGCGTCGTCCACCCGGTCGCCGTAGAGTGCCGTCACCAGACTGGGAGTGAGGGCCAGTCGGTGGCTCAGATCCGGCAGGGCTTTCGGCTCCAGCGAGCCCAGGGGCAGCGGACCGGTGAGATCGTCACGGCGGAATCGGGTCCGGGTGTGGGCGAGCAACCTGCGCGTGGGGGCCATCGGTGCCTCGTCCCACCGCTCGTTGGGCACCTCCCGGGTGGTCGACTTCAGCTGCGCGTCCAACTCGGCTGGGCTGAACAACCGGCCCTCGGGACGCAGTCCCCACACCTCCCAGACGCGGGTCTCGCACAGCGCCGGGGTGCGGTAGGCATCGGGCAGGTCGACGGCGTTGGTGTAGCGGTGCCGGGTGTGGACGACATGGAGGCGTTCCTGGGGCGCCCGGTCGCCCGGGATGGACGGGGTGTCCGGGCAGGGCCGGCCGCGCCCGTAGGCGATGGACGCCGAGCTCAGCACATTGCCGAAGTCATCGACCTCCAGCACCACTTCATGGCCGATCCTCGGATCGAGGGTGCGCTCGTAGTGCCCTGTGATGGATTCCTTCGGGTGGACGAGGAACACCGCGTGCGGCGCCTCGGCCCCCGACAGCCCGGGGTCGCGATCGGCGTGTTGCAGCAGCCGGACGGTGTAGTTGTGCTCGGAGACGGTGTACGGGCGGGCCGCGGCCTCGGTGCCGTCGAGGGCGTACACCTCGTGGCGCAGTACGGCGCCACGGAGCGCCCGATGGGCCTGGCGGCGTTCGTCCGGGGTGAGCGGGGTGTCCGGGAGTGTCGATTCAGCGAGGTGTGTTCGGCCCACGACCGTGCCGCCGTCCGCCTCCCGGAAGGGCTCGTTGCCCGGCCGTCGGGCGATCCGTCCGTCGTCTGCCGCTCCCGTGTGGAACCAGGTCCTGGTCAGCACAGGCGGCACATGTGCGGCGGGGTCGCGGTTGGTGGCGGGCGTGGCGGCGAGTGCGGCGAAGGTCTCGGTGTCCCACTGCTCGACCATGCCGAAGCCGTGGAACTCGCGCTCGATGCCGTCGAAGTGACCGTCGTGGTAGGCGTATCGGGAGGTGAACCGATTGCCACTGATCCGGTCCACGGTCTCGATCCGCTCGACGACGTGCACCGGGAACGGCAGCCGGGTGCGCCAGGGCCGTCCTGCGGCCCGGTCCGCGAGCGAGAACACGGTCGAGCGCGCGTAGCTGACCCGGGTCTCGGCGCCTAGTCCGTTGGACATGTGCACGAGCAGACGCGGTTTCTCTCCGCCCATCAGAGAGACATAGCGGACATGCCGGCCGCTGTCGCCGGGAAGCGGTGACGACCACACCAGACAGGCGGTTCCGTTGCCCAACAGATCCACCGTGGCGACCTGCGACAACGTGTCCGCACGGGGAAAGGGAACGGGCAATTCGGCCACGGGTGCCCAACTGTTCCCGGAGCGATTGCGGTGGATCAGCACGGCCGAGCGATGGAGATAGAGGATGTCGACCGTGCCCGTGCCGTCGATGTCCGCGAGCCGGACGCGCCGCTGGTCGAACTGGTCCGGCTCGTCGAACCAGGGAGCGTCGCCCATCACGGTCTTCGGCCCGAACCGGCCGTACCCCAGATTCGGCCAGTAGCAGACCTCGCCATTGCGAATGCGTACCAGATCGGTCAATCCATCGCCGGACATGTCGGCGAGGTGGATCGACTGCTCCCGGTCGGCGAGCACGAGTCGGGGCCCGGACTCCTCGTCCAGGGACGGCCGGACGCGCTGCGCGGGACCGAAGCCGTCCTCGGCGAGCGAGGGGTACCAGCTGATCACTTCGTCCTCGGTGATCAGTACATCGGCGAGACCGTCGCCGGTGAGGTCCACGAGCCTCAGGTTCGGGTCGCGCCACTGCAGACCGGGCAGTGTCGAGAAGGGGCGGAACGGCAACCAGTCCGCGTCGGTGGTGCGCTCGTAGAAGCCGGGTGCCCCGCCTTCGAACTCGACCAGATCGAGCTGTCCGTCACCGGCGAGGTCGACGAGTTGGGCTCCACCGTCGAGCCTCGGCGCGGGGCGGGGCGCGACCTGTCGTACGGGCTCGTACCGACCCTCCCCCAGGGCGCGCCGGTAGAACCAGCCACCTGCCTGTTCGGTCAGGATGCCCGCCAGACCGTCGCCGTCGAGATCGACCCATCGATAGCCGGGGCCGTCGGGTCCCGTCGGCAGGTTCTCCAGGCTCTCCGGGGGGAGCTCGTGCAGTTTGGGGTCGATCCGTGCCTCGGTGTAACCGAACTCCAGCGGGGGCAGCGGTTTGCGTACATATCCACCGGAGCTGGGCAGACGGCGGTATCCGGCCTGAGTCACCGATTCGATGGTGGAGGCCGTGGGGTCCTCACGGTAGGCGAAGTCCGTGGACCCAACGAGGCAGTCCCGACCGACGCCCGGCTCATCGGGGAAGTGGTGGAACATCAGCGCGCGTCGACAGAGGCGATGGGTCCGCACCTCAAATCCCGCGCGGTACGTCGAGAACGGATCGAGCCGACAAGTCCAGCGGGCGGTCTCGGCGGGGAGCGGACGGGTCGGATCATGCTCGCCGTAGTCGAAGACGAGCTCGAACATCCACTCGGGCTCGGGTGCGGCGGTCTCGGGGACGACGCGGCTGGGGTGGTCAGAACGGT
Coding sequences within:
- a CDS encoding SpvB/TcaC N-terminal domain-containing protein; the encoded protein is MPDAVVPPAPSRQSSPTTARQDDTGVQPPSVTLPKGGGAIRGIGEKFETNAANGTGTLSVPLAASPGRSGFGPSLALRYDSGSGNGPFGYGWQVSLPAITRKTDKGLPRYGDDPEDVFLISGAEDLVPEPGPCRRVRTLGGHAYRVRRYRPRTEGLFARIERWTDAVTGDTHWRSISVGNVTSLYGRTPGSRIADPADPLRIFTWLICDSYDSSGNAMVYEYKAEDSQGVDLGAAHERHRTPAARSANRYPKRISYGNRTPRWTDPDLTCVSSDEPVNDLRSSDTARNDRAASVSVNPPWTAPHLDPPDRSDHPSRVVPETAAPEPEWMFELVFDYGEHDPTRPLPAETARWTCRLDPFSTYRAGFEVRTHRLCRRALMFHHFPDEPGVGRDCLVGSTDFAYREDPTASTIESVTQAGYRRLPSSGGYVRKPLPPLEFGYTEARIDPKLHELPPESLENLPTGPDGPGYRWVDLDGDGLAGILTEQAGGWFYRRALGEGRYEPVRQVAPRPAPRLDGGAQLVDLAGDGQLDLVEFEGGAPGFYERTTDADWLPFRPFSTLPGLQWRDPNLRLVDLTGDGLADVLITEDEVISWYPSLAEDGFGPAQRVRPSLDEESGPRLVLADREQSIHLADMSGDGLTDLVRIRNGEVCYWPNLGYGRFGPKTVMGDAPWFDEPDQFDQRRVRLADIDGTGTVDILYLHRSAVLIHRNRSGNSWAPVAELPVPFPRADTLSQVATVDLLGNGTACLVWSSPLPGDSGRHVRYVSLMGGEKPRLLVHMSNGLGAETRVSYARSTVFSLADRAAGRPWRTRLPFPVHVVERIETVDRISGNRFTSRYAYHDGHFDGIEREFHGFGMVEQWDTETFAALAATPATNRDPAAHVPPVLTRTWFHTGAADDGRIARRPGNEPFREADGGTVVGRTHLAESTLPDTPLTPDERRQAHRALRGAVLRHEVYALDGTEAAARPYTVSEHNYTVRLLQHADRDPGLSGAEAPHAVFLVHPKESITGHYERTLDPRIGHEVVLEVDDFGNVLSSASIAYGRGRPCPDTPSIPGDRAPQERLHVVHTRHRYTNAVDLPDAYRTPALCETRVWEVWGLRPEGRLFSPAELDAQLKSTTREVPNERWDEAPMAPTRRLLAHTRTRFRRDDLTGPLPLGSLEPKALPDLSHRLALTPSLVTALYGDRVDDALLSGPAGYVRQDDHDGWWIPSGRAFYSPSPADDELAHAQSHFFLPHRFLDPFGALTEVSYDPYDLLTRQVCDPVGNLVTVGERDADGRVSGNGNDYRVLSPRLVTDANGNRAEVLFDALGLVVATAVTGKSGEARGDTLDGIDPDPDDALVADYFKAPLTDPHRHLGGATTRVLYDLFAYARTRRQERPACPALSTLTREVHAHELAEGEQSPVQQSFSYSDGFGREIQQKAQAEPGPLTEGGPVVAGRWVGTGWTVFNNKGKPVRIYEPFFSVTHSFEFAVAVGVSPVLFYDPVERVVATLHPDDTWEKVTFDPWHQETWDLNDTVLADPREDPDVGGYLRRYLSGRDEWRSWYGRRIDGSLGAAERSAAEKTAVHAATPATQWLDSLGRPFLSQAHNRFRDGDTTREERYTTRHHLDIEGRERRIVDPLGRTLVRQDFDLVSGKALVDSADAGVTVALQDCGGTTMLSWDGRGHTTRLTYDALRRPVGVHVRQDSGPELLVERTVYGESHPDAEALNLRTRYHQHYDGAGVVTAERHDFKGNVLRTSRLLATEYRETVDWAPLDPLSDAEIIDHVPYGLLEPDEFVLTTTYDALNRPITIVSPDRSVLRPGYNSAGLLERVDVRLREADPQWTPFVTGIDYDARARRTLIHYGNAVRSEYTYDPMSHRLSRLRTVGRASVLQDLSYVYDPSGNVVHVRDDAQQTLYFDNTVVEPHTDHTFDALYRLVVASGREHIGSLPTPQPTWNDEARRHLTHPHDGTAMRTYTERYSYDAVGNILALVHRAARGDWTRNFHYREPSSLEPDRYGNRLTDTRVGAGPVEPYTYDAHGNTLSMPHLAAMGWDHRDRLQRVDRGGGGIVHYVYDTNGQRVRKVADRHNGTRQYERIYIGGFEAYREYRGDGKTIALERTTLHIMDDARRVARVENRTRGDDGSPEHLIRYQFDNLLGTVCLETDDQGVPTSYEEYHPFGTTSYQAVRFTGEPLKRYRFTGKERDEETGLYYHGARYYAPWLGRWSSVDPAGLLDGPAPYTYVRNNPVTLSDPTGHLSVGQWAGIGAAVLVGTVFTIATAGLAGPVVGATAAAVIGGIIGGAAGGVAGELMEAHVDGRSTSLGQVGKAAAIGGIAGGVLAGAGVGVSAALGTTAGKAVVSRVASSAIGQGAGGIAKRIGQSVVGRGASQANAAIKRWPERWGQRIADRVGTGPRVQAARTAQLAQQRAASTTRNAQSAEGVTREIASASGEETFNHSVGWRGGSDQSKGFTGALVESQGGLQLSTDGLRAQWGEGAYAFGGPLESGQTGSAFQFNVAPQTAIETVTIPNRPSIVRLVPPPGSHMVPIRITGSNFAPGVLEEGRQAAAQPIWFRPPVPFGYPRPSASDVSGLTGGLGQFGGVLVAPIAPQDDQSPTVPSVGVRF